The following is a genomic window from Neodiprion lecontei isolate iyNeoLeco1 chromosome 4, iyNeoLeco1.1, whole genome shotgun sequence.
GTACAACGAGAAACCGTGTGTATCTAGCGTTGAGTAACTATATTCTATCAAAGAGAGTCATCACCACTTGCAGGGATATGTATGCCACAAAAATTAAGTAGCCGGCAGTAACTTACCGACAAACAATGATTCTGGCAGATCatttatatacctacctatacgCGACCAGTAATGCCGGTACGACTAACTCACAATAGGCGTATCTTTCGAGCACGTTACTAATGTGTGCGAGACCTGTGTACCTTTACGGCCGTCAGCGCCGCTTAACGTGGATGCCTGACAAACTTGTATGGTGATTCTGTACATGCGTGTACACAGCAATGCAAACACGTTTTCTTTGCTTGCGAAGTTACGCTAGGGGCCCTATGCTCGCATACCGGCAAGAATGTCTGCCTTGGATTACTCGATGTATTTAGCTACGTATCTATAAAGAGAACACAAGAGTTGAAAATATTGCGACGataaattcatttgaaattggGGACGAACGCGCAGCATTTAGATTTTTcagtagaattttcatttccaatgCACGCGTGCGTACaagtgtgtatgtatgtatgtactgGCACGCGTGCAAAGGTTTAAATCGAACGCGTCCGCAAAGGTCATCAATATCCAGCATTTTCGTGTCGGGTAACCAaggttttcaatattttacaacaCGTTACGGGTCCCCCGACGCACCTGCTAGCACGGCAAAGTTTGGACAAAAAGCATTATTCCGTTCTCCATCTACTTGATCGCAAACGAATGTTAACTCAGTTTGTTCAATACACATCGGGGTATCATTGTTATATACGAAACCTAGCTCAAACGATCCACAGATAACTCTTGTCCGCTGTAATAACGATGAGAAGTACTGCACACTCGTCAATGCCAAAGTCTCACACTCGGTTAACCCTCAAAGCCGGTAATTCATACCCCTGCAGTAACTGGCAGTTATCAATGAAATTACGAATCAAGAAGAGGCTGTAAAATTATTTGGCTTTGGAATTGATTTACGGCCCATAACTGACGGTGGTAGTATTTGTAAATGAACAAATTCATTCCTGTTGACATCAATACttgattacaaaaaattcttttatcaTCCCGATAAGCCTGCTGATTTTCTCTGGCTTCGTATTATAAGTCGAGTAACGTGTACTCGATTGAGGTTATATtacagccgttgactgaaaaCGAGTTCCTCGATCAATGCAAGAACACACGATACAAATACTATTTTGTATTTCCAGTAAGCAATGCTAAAACTTGTTCTTCAGACCCAGGAGGGTCAGCAGATAGAAGTAACTGTAAGCCCGGATGATACATTCGCAGACTTACAGCGACTGTACGAAAGTCCAGAAAATCCTGGCCTGTTCGAACTTCTCAAGCACCTCATTACCAGCGGGATAGACGTGGATGCGAGAACCAAAGTATTCGATTATGTTACAAACAGTAGTAAGTTCCTCCCCTTTCCTATCCCCAATTACACACCCGAGTAGGTCCCTCTTGTCCCAATTTAAAACTACTATTATTCCAGGTTCAACAGAATGGCTGGTCGAGGAATCGCTCGACGACATTAGCGGTCTACAAACAGTCGATACTTTACAAACTATAATCGAAGAGACACGGATAAAAGAATGCTGTGTAGAAGACTGTTCCAACACTAACCTGACAGCGCCGAATAAAGTCTTTTTTCCGTTGCCCACTGAGAAAGATAGGTAGGGAATTATCGGATGTGTAAATTGTAACAGTTAAGATggaacattttcatttcagattATCTGCGTGGTTGATGGGAATAGGGAAACCAGATCTGCTCAATGTGGGAATAGAATTTTCCACCGACATCGCAGATGAACACTTTGTTTGCGCAGATCATTTTGCACCTAGTCAATTTTTAAAGGGAACTGATCAGGTACTAAAACGACGAGCCTGCCCATCGCTGACACAGATCAACATAGAGGATCGGGCAAGTTCTTTGTCAAACCAGAAGCAAGATCCGTTGTACTTAGAAACTGAAACCTCGGGTTAGTTATTTGCACATAGCTCCAGCATCATTAATAATGTGGAACCTCCTCATATTGCTCGTCGTCTTGTTAACAATCGTATGTTTTTACAGACAAATCACGTTTACCACAGATAATGGAAAGTAATAAGGATCTCGGTATCACAAATGCGTTTGATAGTGCAATACTAGATGAGTTTGACATTTTTAATGACGTAACTCACCCAGGTCGATTATGCAGACTATGTGGCGAGCATACCCTAGATCCTGTTTATCTCTTTTCGCCAAATGATCACAGCAACAACAAATGCACGGTGgctgataaaataaatatatgtctACCAATTACGGTAATTCTTTTTTTAGCCATACCCTGACACTTGCACAAGCAATCGTTCACAGGCAGTAGTCGCTtcgataatataatataacgagTCTCGGTAATCTTTCAGGTAACCGCTAAGGATCCCCTGCCGAAACAAGTATGCGCACAGTGTTTGGAGAAACTTGACACATGTCACAAACTTGCGACGACATGTCTAGAAACGGAAGACAAATTGAAATCAAtgttcgaaatgaaaaaattccacgTAAATGTAGTCAATGACAAACGATGTCCGTTATGCATTTCTGGGAATATGCAAATTGTAACCAAGAGTGGAATTTACCGCAAAGATAAAGCCGAAAGTTTTCCagagatattgaaaaattccagtGCCCGCACTAGACAAATGTCACCCTCTAAGagcaacaataataaaacGGAAATTTTGAGTTCTGTTGATAGAGAACCTCTTCGGGGTAGGTAAATATTACTTCTTTCGTTATGAAAACCAACTTGGATCTCCCGAATTCACGAACTGTTGACAAGTTGAGATCTATCCTCAAAAGTCCACTTGAATACAATCGAAATtcttacactttttttttccagatttctACACCGATATTCCTGCGTCGATAACACAATCGGAAGACTCGATCAAGAATGAAAATGTCCCACTAAGGTTGCCGTCGTATTTATCACAAGGTGAATTACTCTGTTCAATCTGTTCCCAAAAAGAAGACAACATTGAACAATTGACTGAGCATGCAAAGCAGCATAATGGATACCCATGCACGATTTGTGCAGATGTTAACTTTAAAACTGTAAATGAACAACAACTACACTTTCTCAGACACGGAGTTAACCGTGGATATTGCGAGACATGCTCTCTGGAATGGACGAATCCCACAGATGCTGCAGAGCATCTTAAAATCTGCAAACCCGAATTTTGGAGCCTTGAGTGTGCACATTGCGGGGAAAAATTTCCTCACATTGAAGCAGGAAACAAGCACAATTGCCAAATGTTGATAACAGAAGTGGAAGGGTAATAGAATGTTAACGACATTGAATCTCTACTATCACAGTTTCtatcattgaaaatatattacaattgTCATACAATGtgtcattattttcttattatagGTTCAAATGTGATCTgtgtgggaaaaaatatatgcaaaaaattaatctaAACATGCACATGAGGACACACGAAAAGAGAGAAGCGGTTTACTACAAGTGTTCGTTTTGTAACAAACAATTCACACGAAAAGGAAGTCTCCACAAGCATGTTTCGACGTTGCACAGTGTAGTCGAGTCGGCCACAAGTCCTAAATGTTACAAATGCCGAAAGTGTGACGAGGCTTTTGTAACCTCGGCCAGCGCCGAAGCTCACATAACAGAGAAACACTTTAGTCAATTAATGATAGCAGATGTGAGTTTTACAAGCAATCAATTCACTGCagatgaaattaatttgtcCCGAGTGTACATCTGTGAGTACTGTGAGCGTTGTTATACGATCCCTAGTTCGTTACACGACCATAGGCAGAATGAACACTACGAAAATTCTGACTATCAATGCAACATTTGTAACAGTTCGTTCGAGACCTACAAATCGTTATCACGGCACAAAACGTTACACATTAAAGAAAATGACTTGGAAGATTTAGGCATAAAGCAGTATTATCTCTGTAACTATTGCAACAAGACATTTTTACATTATGGTACCTTGATGATTCACACATCTCAACATCAACAGCCGTTACCGTATCTATGCAGGCTTTGCAACTTCCAATGTGCGACTTACAAGGAGGTGGCTGAGCATAGGAAAAATACACATCCGTATCAGTCAGTTTTGCACGAACGACCCAATAATTTATATCACTGTCAGTACTGCGAAAAATCCTTCTGCCATGAAGTAGCATTAATCAAACATATCAGAATGCATACCGGTGAGAGACCTTACAAATGTTCAATATGCGGAAAAGGCTTCTCTCAAACATCTGGTCTATATACACATCTGAAAGTTCATTCTAACCTGAGACCGTACACCTGTCCACAGTGTCCACAGACGTTCAAAATCAAAGGCGATAGGGATAATCACGTAAAAAAACATTCGGGAGATCGTCCTTACAAATGTGATTTTTGCGAAAAGGCGTTCATGACGCAGCATGTCTACAGCCAACATCGTAAAATACATACAAACGAAAGACCTTACAAATGTGATGTTTGCGGTGAGGCTTTTAGAAGGTCGCATGTACTTACAGTCCACATGAGACGTCATACCGGTGCAAAACCGCACACGTGCGACATGTGCAGTAAGGCTTACAGGCAACGCGGCGATTTattaaaacataaaaaaatccAGCACGGCGTAACGACCATCAATTCGAGTGGCGCGGTGCCTAGTTCTAGGACCGCTCTTCCGTCTTCCGGTGATATTTCGAGTAGCACGGAATCAACAACCATTTTTCCAATCGTTTGACTAGCTGAGAGAACTGTATGACAGTGTATGTACCCATTGTaccaaaaaacaattttatggTATAATTCTCGCTAAATCCGATTGTATTTATAGTGTTCAATCTGCATTTAAATATAGAAATAGAAAGTGCTTTCTACTAAATTGAGAGTTGCCTTCAACTTACTGAATATAATGCAAACTCAGGATTTCTTAGATGTTTAGATTTATTTTGACACCATCGTGAATCAAATAACTATTGTAAATATATCGACAGTCTTTCaaataaaagtataatttgactgattacaaaaaaattcctgCAGTTTGATGATAAACAGAATCAACTGAAGGAACACGATGTAGAAActtgtttctttcttctcgGAAAGATGAAACAGTATTATGTTAGTCaggaaaatattataagatACTTAATTTATTTGTCACATATGATGTACATTATCTTCTCTTGAAATAAACAGATAATGACATTAACTTGCATGTTTCCTTAATCACTCTTCACAGGTTGTGATTTTTTAGTATCTCTTATTTTCAACTCCGTTGACAACTGACAGCAACAATACAAAACAGACAACAATGTAACGAAGCTTTTCCACGAATCTACAAGAGGATAACAAACAGACAGTTCTAATCTTGACAGTCTTACTTCTGCTTCTTCGGGTTGTTAACATTTTATTGAAggagtaaaattttcttaccgCCAAGTATCCTGCGCACGAAAATATTCCCAATCTCCTGACCgccaaagaaataaaaattggagaTTGCTGACATTGCTAGCAACGGACTTGCCAAAATACAATGAAAACGTCTTGCATTTGTTGGCCCCATGACTTTTCTCTGAGTTTCGATGTATATTTTAGTGCTTCCAATTGTCCTTGCCAAACTTTCTATTGTTACtccaatgaaattcaaaaccgACCATGTGAGTATAAACATTTGCGTGCCATGCCAGACATACACAAGTGAAAAACAGAGAAATGATGCAAAGACTTTTTGCAATGCAGATTTTGTACCAGCAACTGGTAAGTAAATATacctgaaaaataatcgttacTTGTCGAGTCAAGAATTGAATTAATCCAGATTCTAATCGCAAGTAGACGATAGgcagatatttttcaacttgccTGAGAAGAAAGTTGTGCAACCCTCTGTCAAAATACTTCCACATATCAGAATACAAGTGAATTCTAGCGATACATTTAGGAGTGTACAGATCTGCAATATTTTCAGCGCGTGCGATCACTCTTGAGAATCCATATACCACAACATATTTGTTCAAGAAGTACTGTCCCATGCAATATCCGAAACCATATAGTGCCCAGCTATTGAAGCTATGTAACAACTATAAGATAGGGAATTTTAAATGCCTGCTGAAAATCTTGGGTGgttaaaatgataatttaaataatttctgttCTAAGGAATTCACTCTTACCTCGGAGTGAAAGTGAAGTATATTAATATACAGAAAGTGTAGGGAAAACTCTgtgaaaaatatccaaaaaagATATCGAAATAAGCCAAGAATTAACGACGTGACCCTCTTGAATGTCCATTTCTCGTACAATGTGTTGATCTAAGAAATAAATTGTCAATTACGAATGATCGAATCACATATAGTAATGAGAAGGCCTGTACATACCCCGTTGACAAAATCGTTGTACAATATCAACTGACCAAGAAACAGTGTGGGTAGATAAAGACAGTAGGCTAATATCTGTACGAATTCTTCAAAGGATTCGTCAAAACTTTTGCACCGATATTTAGCCATATTGTCAAAGCTGAAACCAATGCTTTTCAATTGCATCCAAGCCAGGGCGACTGTCAATACGTTATATTCATCTTCCTCAAGTTCCAACCATTTTTGCACAATACAATCTGTACTTTTTACAGCATTCAGTACGACCAAACAGGATACATGAAGTGTCCATAGTATAATTTTGCTTCGAAGAGGCACAAGGAGCCATGCCAGAGTCGGATGAATTAACAAGAAGATTATAGCTGGTGACCCGACAAATGACCAGAGAAACGTCAAACTTATAACAATGTACCAACAGCACAATAGCTGAgggaaaaaagtttgtttatgCACTGGTCAGTACAGGGGCAAATTATAATCTGTGGCAATAAATTCCAATAAAGGAATGCATCACACAATTGATCATGTCTAAAATTACCATAgaactgaagaaatatttaaCTATTTGcccaatgaaaatttgaacgcAAGCCCAAGGTAAAATCCTATATAACAGCGGAATCCAGATCCTCCATTCCGGGTCGGCGGTATCGCGCTTACCACCAATCCATTTCCATCCGGGACTAAAGTCTCCATAAACATCATCGTAATACCTAAAGTCTGGAAACAATATTTGTGGAggatttatttgtttcaattcaaaaaatgaGAAGTCTGAAGTCGACAGATCTAGCCACTAactcaaattaattattattgagaggaatttccgacTATGGGACTacagtaataatagtaatagtaataatcataataacaacaacaacgacacgATGAccatgatgatgatgatgatcaaGATGATAACAACAACCACAgccacaacaacaacaacaacaacgacaacagcCATTGTTAAATTgtagtgaattttttcaaattacagaAGAAATAAGTTATTTTTGAAAGTTATTCTTACATGAACTAGAATGCAGGTAAAGATGATACATTCCAATGATTATTCCGCCAGTCCATCCGCAAAAATATATCCACAATTCAAGGCCGTTAAGAGCAACGCTTCGCTTCATTTTCCGATGAGACaacaaatgaagaaaaaaatttatccgacAAATCCAAAATCAGCATCATACGGCCAAGCAAACTTCCCGCGATTTCGTTTCGATATATGTAATTCTAATTTCTGTGCTCTCGGCTTGGGCGCAGCTTCATATCTCGGAGACATATGTCGATGTATGCAGAGGTTAAAACTACGATGCCAGCCAGAGTGAGTATATACGCTTTGTGATAACCGAAATAAGAGTTCGACTTTTTCTGGGTAATTAATATCACCGCGTCGATGTGAAAACTTACAAAATTAACGTAACATTACGGGAAATTCCGGGTAAaagaaatttcgtaaatttatcCGCCAGCATGGTTACGTTTGAGTCAATTCTCAGACACGGTCGTAGAGCAAGGGGCTATTGCGGCGGTAAAATTTGAATCTGCGTTACGTCAGATCGCTTGAAAACTGGGACAGTTGAAGATGAAAGTATTCCCACCCTTCGAAAATTCACGTGAATTTCACTCCTAAAATCCGTTTTCGTCTTCTTTCTCCTATACGCAATTGTCttgaacttttattttttaggtgACCCAAGTGAAATGCAAGCGATGTCGCAAAGTTCTCTTCACAGAAGAAGCCACCCCTATATTAACAGCACATAGTGAAATTCGGACGGGGCCGACACATTCCCGATGTGGTTCTGGGGCACCAGAATACTGTCTCTATCTATCAGAGGAGAATTTGCCGGAATGGATGAAAGACACCATAGATAAGGTGAGTCGTTGCTCTTGaggcgttgactgaagatgtATAAAAGACTTTTAGCCGTATGAATATTTACGCACGGGTAAAGGGAACCGATAGGCGAGGGGATTGCATTATTCTGCTTTGCTGACTTGATTTTATCTTGAAATCCCATAAGACAAGCCAGTGAGTGCATGCCTTTTAAGTATCACGAAAAATAACCGAGGCCCGGCAGTCTTTGCATTATGTTCAGTCAACACTAAAGATCCGCTTCTGGCAGAGCAAGCTGCAAGTTTCACCCAAGGGGTAATCGATATTAACGATTTTCAGGAATTCTGGATAAAGGGAAAGATCCATTGCCCTCACTGCCACAGTCGATTGGGGTCGTTCGACTTTGTTAACCAGACAAAATGCGACTGTGGGAAATCCGTGCCACCGCCGATAAGAATAATTCATTGCAAAGTGGATAGATTGTCGGACACTGGATCCAATTTGCCTTTTCTACCGTTACCcagaataaattataaccCTCATTCAAGGGATAACAACGGCGCGCAACTCGTTCAAATAGTAGCAAGCAACAGACGTGGACATGTAGTTGATGCAGATAATTTGGCAGAGAATAATATAAGTAATAATCATCCCTAGACATACTTGTCGTTTAAGTATAATTCGCGTACCGAAAATCAGGGCTTGGGAATCGGTGGGTCAAATTCGTGCCGGTGCACCCGTTCAGCTGCTCCATAACAAATTACCCCAGTTTTTCTCATCCCGTTTCAacatgatttttataaaagaaatcaatgaatatttattgtgAAATGCTTTTGTAATATTGTTTTACGTTAAAGACCAAACTTGTGTGTACATTGCGTTTTTATGTCACCGATGCATCCCCTTGTACCATAGAAAAGGCCAGAGTTCGGTCTtcgaattttgtgaaattcgtTCTACTGCCACTTTTAGACGAgcaacattttcaatttatcaataTTCACAATGAAGCTACTACGCTTCCAAAAGCAAAGCAACAAAATTTTAGCGATACAAGCAACTCACCATCATTGTTTTGAGCAGTGTTCTTCAAGGTCAGTTCGGAATCTGCAGTACAGCATTCATCCCTCTCTGGATTTTTGCTGTCTCGATTGGTTCCGTTGCAATGGCCTATTACCGTTTCACTGATTATGTTCTATCGTCTCGGATGACTGGCCGGGCGACCGCAGTGTTTGAATATTCAGCCACGGAGACACCACACACGAAAGCTAATCCGCGTCACGCCGGCGTAAGAAAAGATGTAATCTCATGAACATGCAGCGCGACGATATTCAACCGATTATTGGGATCGTACTTAACGCAACCGCTGTTGAAACaccaaattattataaacaagtGAGAAGTCTCGCGAGGTCGGGCGGCCGCATACGGAGCACAACAAAACCGGCCTAGCGTGCCGATTCACGTTCGTGAAGTTGTTATTGCGCACGTTATACCTCTTGCGATGGATGGATTTTTGCTGATGGTTAttccgaatttcaaattacattaCACCACTCTCACGGATGAACTGTgagattaatttttaacaaaattgtTACGAAAACGCAGATGGCTGCCGGGAACTGGCGGGCGTTCGAGTCGAATCGTGCGCGCTTTATTGTTTACCCCCGGCCGACTTCAGGCCGTGATCGTCTTTTTGTAGTAGGCGCTACCGGGGCCACctacttcaaaaatttcaactaatAGGGCGGCGCGCAATCTAGTCTAATTTGAAAAAGAGGAAGGGGTATGTTGTGCACACATCCACTATGCATACAGATATGTATGAATTTACCCGAGAGATACACATCTCGTGCTCATTCGGGCAGGAAATGGCTATGTTTACACCGTACAGGCCTTCGTACGGACCTTCGTCTGACATTATGTTGGAATTGTCAACGATAACGCTGCGCTAGCGCTCACTTAGACGTTACTAGCGAATAACCATAAATCGTGGTCGTGTGGTGAATATCCTCACACCATGTTACAGCTGATTACGCGCTATGCAATATATCGGCAATTCTTATCGTTAGTGAACAGCTTCTATTCGTTCAAGTGACAACTACTCCGTGTAACTACCTTGCACCTGGCGGTGAATGAGGTTATTAATTCACCTGCAACCGATTATCAACGCTAAATTGGTTGTATTGTGTGGATTCTTTCCACTTAACTCTAATTCCGTGTCGGATTCAAATGTTCCTGGTGTGAGTGAATAATTGAGTATACGGTTGCCAGGGCAACGTTGATTTTAATAATGTGCTTATAATTGAGGTTTCTTTAATTGCATTGCCCAGTCAGTGAGAATCATACAATGTCAAGCACCGAGAACATTCAACTTGGCAGAATCAGCGTGGCTCTCCAGGCGGAGGATAAGCGGCGGAGAAAAGCGGCCTTGCAGGAACTCGATGACCTGGTGTTTGGAAAGAATGAACCGATGAATGTTGACGAGGTAGCAGAAGTATGGGAAATCATGCACCGTAATCTTGTGAGAGCATTAAACGATCAAGCTGAAGCGTGTCGAGATTTTTCCATCAACTTGCTTAAGAAGTTCTTTGGGGTTCTAACACCCtgtgaaaaaaacataatataCGTGATACCGATGGCAACTAGACGCCTGGGATCACAGGAGATTGTCGAACCTTCGGAAGAAGTTAGACTCAATTTTGTTACACTTTTGAGGACAGTCATTCAACACTACAAGGACTACCTGTCGGCTTACTTGGGAGATTTCATCACAATATTAGGCAGAACAGTCACTGACAATTATCCAAGCGTTAAGAAAGAGAGCTGTACATGCATATCCGAACTTGCCAAAACCATTCCAAACTCTTTTTACAATCATTGTGATAGCTTGGTTAAACCTGTACTGACTAACTTCGCGCATCAACACTACAAAGTCAGAGTAGCCTCGGTTAATACAATTGGCGATGTTGTTCAATAtggaaataacaaaataattgaaatagtCGCTACCCCAATGGCTGAACGGCTTTTTGATCAGAGCGGAGGCGTTCGAATGGGTAAGATTTTCAAAACGAGctaatttctctcattcttgaaataataatctagaaataatgtttattatttccttttttctgaAGCTGTTGTTGAAGTCGCGGGAAAATGGCTCCTGAAACTCGGAGACAGATATAGCTGGTGGCATAAGTTGATTCCTCTACTTTTGACCGGGCTTCATGATGAAGTAGAAGTAATTAGGAACACAGCAAGAAAACTGTGGGAAGCAGTCGGAGAGCAGTATATTAAGGAGAACGACAATGACGAGAAACTGAGGGATAAATTGGATTATCTTGGAAAAGACCCGGAGCATTATCCTTCAAATAGTAGGATTACAAGGATACGCTCAATCAGCGCTATGGCTTTATCCTCTAATGGGGTACATCTACATAATCATTTATCACCTATTTCATGTTTCAGTTGTCCGGCCCAATTTGGGATGCCGGACAATAAGTCAACAAAATCTTTGCAAGCTTGTCGGTGGCATTGGAGTCGAACTTGGAGACTGGATGGCCGACATAAGAGTTCGGTCAGCCCAGCTACTTTGTGTTTTGGTTTTAAACGTAGAACAGGATGTGACGCAACATATAGAGAAGATCTTACCGTCTATGTATCGGTAAGTATTTCTAGATGTGAGAGTTTCGATTTAAGCAGAATCTTGATCGATCAATCTATGGTGGAAAACGTATTTCACAATTTGCTTCCCGTAAATGGTGGTTGTTGCAATTTCTTTCGTTCTCACTCAGAGCGTGCAACGACGAGGATAAGAGAGTGGTTGAAAATGTTGAACTTGCTGCTGAATACATGGGATATTTTGTGCCGCCGGATGTATATTGTCATTTGGTTTTACCTACACTGGATGAGAATCCTACACCTGGTCACTTCAGAGTCTTTTCCGCAATACTGCGAGGAAGTAATCGCAAATTACTTGTTCCGAAGCTTGAAATGATTGGTGGCTTTTTGCAACAAGCTCCCATCTGTCGGGGcaagaattttcaatatcaaaaaCAAATTCTCCAGTGCTGCAAATCACTTATGATTGTATGCCAAGAGGTTCGTTGATTCAGAATTTTCCCAGTCCTGAAACTAATTCAGCTGAACCAAAGTCCTGTGATGATTTATACACTTtttgttgattaattttaaCACCAAGTAATAATGACTGTGTTAACCTGTTTCAGAACTGTCAGCAAGTTTCACGTGATCTATTTACTGTCATATTTACAGTACTGTCTCTGGCTGCTGATGAAGAAATTCGACAGGAGAGTTTCAAATTGTTGGAAAAGTTGGCTGAAA
Proteins encoded in this region:
- the LOC107218765 gene encoding dynein axonemal assembly factor 5 isoform X1, translating into MSSTENIQLGRISVALQAEDKRRRKAALQELDDLVFGKNEPMNVDEVAEVWEIMHRNLVRALNDQAEACRDFSINLLKKFFGVLTPCEKNIIYVIPMATRRLGSQEIVEPSEEVRLNFVTLLRTVIQHYKDYLSAYLGDFITILGRTVTDNYPSVKKESCTCISELAKTIPNSFYNHCDSLVKPVLTNFAHQHYKVRVASVNTIGDVVQYGNNKIIEIVATPMAERLFDQSGGVRMAVVEVAGKWLLKLGDRYSWWHKLIPLLLTGLHDEVEVIRNTARKLWEAVGEQYIKENDNDEKLRDKLDYLGKDPEHYPSNIVRPNLGCRTISQQNLCKLVGGIGVELGDWMADIRVRSAQLLCVLVLNVEQDVTQHIEKILPSMYRACNDEDKRVVENVELAAEYMGYFVPPDVYCHLVLPTLDENPTPGHFRVFSAILRGSNRKLLVPKLEMIGGFLQQAPICRGKNFQYQKQILQCCKSLMIVCQENCQQVSRDLFTVIFTVLSLAADEEIRQESFKLLEKLAEIEDLPNVEELYERQLRSLLKLIESNPESWTIYSSELLILRACLVYTGSVASQHLDLILPMLKQTMGKEADPELRLEQFLLLSNYLMRRQETLRKTENLSEFITTILDEIILPSLVWSAGRTAEAIRTAAVCCLCTALDENPNYSENSTSKFGAIETNKLKEMEENENKLSIMGMCEKESELECEKITKSDEQFAKKSLDVRTNKTIYELQLFPDTAVFLKFFNNVMPILTSLVDDNAKKTRLYSLRAICQIMSIGEQLSCLNDEHVHQVYPVVLKRLDDGCDDVRFVAVRTLRLVWAVAPKDYDIVFSKSHIDTLYTSTIVHLDDPDPKFQEITLETMKPLAKLHPELLAQKIQSCKGNFRNQRSLEVLLEYTYDLLSRKS
- the LOC107218765 gene encoding dynein axonemal assembly factor 5 isoform X2, translating into MSSTENIQLGRISVALQAEDKRRRKAALQELDDLVFGKNEPMNVDEVAEVWEIMHRNLVRALNDQAEACRDFSINLLKKFFGVLTPCEKNIIYVIPMATRRLGSQEIVEPSEEVRLNFVTLLRTVIQHYKDYLSAYLGDFITILGRTVTDNYPSVKKESCTCISELAKTIPNSFYNHCDSLVKPVLTNFAHQHYKVRVASVNTIGDVVQYGNNKIIEIVATPMAERLFDQSGGVRMAVVEVAGKWLLKLGDRYSWWHKLIPLLLTGLHDEVEVIRNTARKLWEAVGEQYIKENDNDEKLRDKLDYLGKDPEHYPSNIVRPNLGCRTISQQNLCKLVGGIGVELGDWMADIRVRSAQLLCVLVLNVEQDVTQHIEKILPSMYRACNDEDKRVVENVELAAEYMGYFVPPDVYCHLVLPTLDENPTPGHFRVFSAILRGSNRKLLVPKLEMIGGFLQQAPICRGKNFQYQKQILQCCKSLMIVCQENCQQVSRDLFTVIFTVLSLAADEEIRQESFKLLEKLAEIEDLPNVEELYERQLRSLLKLIESNPESWTIYSSELLILRACLVYTGSVASQHLDLILPMLKQTMGKEADPELRLEQFLLLSNYLMRRQETLRKTENLSEFITTILDEIILPSLVWSAGRTAEAIRTAAVCCLCTALDENPNYSENSTSKFGAIETNKLKEMEENENKLSIMDTAVFLKFFNNVMPILTSLVDDNAKKTRLYSLRAICQIMSIGEQLSCLNDEHVHQVYPVVLKRLDDGCDDVRFVAVRTLRLVWAVAPKDYDIVFSKSHIDTLYTSTIVHLDDPDPKFQEITLETMKPLAKLHPELLAQKIQSCKGNFRNQRSLEVLLEYTYDLLSRKS